The following coding sequences lie in one Streptomyces albofaciens JCM 4342 genomic window:
- a CDS encoding SseB family protein, with amino-acid sequence MYAYEGDPAALVGEFRRTSVLVPIDNDGLMSAEMGGIRWLYAFTDEEALNRFALSRGSTPQSEWQYVSALGARLLDVVIPAIEGPAGVALDAGSEQGMLFPPAAGIVPDAVAVRTEEDGEAPEVSAAAPQRDTATGAQPGGERI; translated from the coding sequence ATGTACGCGTACGAAGGCGACCCGGCGGCACTCGTCGGGGAATTCCGCCGTACGAGCGTCTTGGTGCCCATCGACAACGATGGGCTCATGTCCGCCGAAATGGGCGGTATCCGCTGGCTGTACGCATTCACGGACGAGGAAGCCCTCAACAGGTTCGCGCTCTCCAGAGGAAGCACCCCGCAGAGCGAGTGGCAGTACGTCTCCGCCCTCGGTGCCCGCCTGCTCGATGTCGTCATACCGGCCATCGAGGGGCCGGCCGGTGTCGCCCTGGACGCGGGCAGCGAGCAGGGCATGCTGTTCCCGCCGGCCGCCGGCATCGTGCCCGACGCCGTAGCCGTCCGCACCGAGGAGGACGGCGAGGCTCCCGAGGTGAGCGCCGCAGCACCGCAGCGCGACACCGCCACCGGCGCCCAGCCGGGCGGTGAGCGGATATGA